The Flammeovirga pectinis genomic interval TTATTATATATTGTATCATTAAACAAAATAGATTCTTGCGTTACAATACCCATATGAGACCTTAAAGAACTTAAAGTATAATCTTTAACATCATGTCCATCAATTTCAATTTCTCCTGATCTTGGATCATAGAATCTAGGTATTAAATCTGCCAAAGTAGATTTCCCTCCACCAGAAGGACCTACTAAAGCTAACATCTTACCTTTTTCTAATTTAAAGTTGATATCCTTTAATACATCTTTATCTTCATAACCAAAGCTTACACCTTTAAACTCAATGCCTTTTTCAAATTTATCTAATGATTTAGCATCAGGTTTATCTTTAATTTTTGGCTCTGTATCTAATAATTCAAAAATACGCTCTGTTGCAGCCATACCTCTCTGAATACTACTTAAATTACCTGATATTGCTTTTACAGGATTCAATACTTGAGTAAACAAGACAAGATATGCCATAAATTCAGAGGCTGTTAGTGTAGCATCTTCAGACAATACAATTGTACCACCTAAATAAAGTAAGATACCTACAAAGAAAACACCAAGAACTTCTGATAATGGAGAAGCTAATTCTCTTTTAGATGCAAAATCTCTAAATGCTTTAACATAACCTTGATTAAACTTTTCAAAAGATGACGATACGTATTTATCTGCATTAAAACCTTTTACCACACGCATACCAACAATTGTTTCGTCAAGTACTCCTAAAAGTGAACCTGATATATCTTGTAAATTATGTGATACTTGCTTTAATTTTTTTGCAATCAAACCAATTGATATACCCGATACTGGTAATATCAAGAAAACAAACATTGTCATCTTTGGAGAGATATAGATTAATGTTGAGAAAAAGATCACCAACATAATTGGGTCTTTTATAAAGGTTACTAATGCTCCAAAGGCATTCTCAGATTCTGTTACATCTGTAGTTGACCTCGCCATTATATCACTTTTTCTAGAATTAGTTAAGTAACCAATATCTAATGATAATACTCTCTGGAAAACACTTGTTCTTAAAGAGGCTATGGTCGTTCTTCTATAATTTTCTGCAAGTCTTCTTTCTATATATCTAAATACATTGGTAAATAATGATGCTAAAAATGTGAATAAACAAATAAGCATCAAAGCACTTAATTTACCTTTCTCCAACATTAAAATACCAAACTCTTGATAAGTATATTCTTTTATGAATTCCATATTAAAATGAAAATCATTTAAAGTCAATAATTTTTCAGGTATTTCAAATGACTTTTCACTATTAAATAATATATCTAACAATGGAATCATTAAACCAAAATTAAGTAAGCTAAATACACTCATAAAAAGTGTAACAAAGAAGTACGGAACTAAGAATGATGGTAAATTACCTGTAAAGGTTAAAAGTCTTTTATATATTTTCATATGCCCTTAAAGCTTTTTTATCAGCCAATAAAATTATAATTTCAACAAATGTAATCATTGAAATTATAATCGTTGCTACTTAATCGCTAGATAATAACATCTATTTCAAAGTCTTTACTATTTTTGATATCTAAATAATAAAAAATATGAATAATCGAATTGCATTAATTATTGGTAGTACTGGTTTGATAGGTAAAAATATTGTTACGTTGCTTACAGAAAATGAGCAATACGATAAAATAATTTCAATTACTAGAAGACCTTTAGGTATTAGCCACCCTAAACTTTCCGAAGTAATTACAAATTTCGAGAACCTTACTACTCTAGAATTATCAACAGATATTGATGTTGCTTTTTGCTGCTTAGGAACTACAATGAAACAAGCAGGTTCTAAAGAGGCTTTTTATAAAGTTGATCATACCTTTATTATTGATTTTTTTAAATTAGCTAAACGTTATAATGTTAAGAATAGCTTGGTAGTATCTTCTATGGGAGCTGATAAACACTCTTTTATTTATTATAACAAAGTAAAAGGAGAAACAGAATATGCTTTAATGAACCTTGGTTTACCTGTACTAAATATATTTCAACCTTCGTTATTAATAGGAAACAGAGAAGAATCTCGCTTTGGAGAAGATCTAGGAAAAGTTTTCAATCAATTTCTTAGCCCAATTATTCCAAAAAAATACAAAGGTATTGAAGGTATAACTGTCGCAAAAGCTATGATTAGTCAAGCTGCTCTTATTCCCTCTAAAAAAGTTTCATTTTTTACTTCAGACCAAATACAGGAGTTAGGTAAGTAACATTTTACCCTAAACTCCTCTTTAATTCTACACTTTACTGACTACTATGACTTCTAAACTTCTTATATATAGTGCTATTGCCTCTTTTTGTATATCAATTTTGAGTATTACAAATGGATTAGCACAACATAAAACTCCCAATGTAAACCCTGCTACGGATAAACATTGGGCTTTAACAGTTTTTGGAGGAACAAGTAATTATTTTGGTGATTTGACTTCTAAAGCATCTCCATTTTCTGTTAATTCTGCTTTAACTAGTGGAAGTTTTGGTTTTGGTTATGAAAAGCGATTTTCTCATCGTTTTGTATTAAGAGGCGAGTTCTCTTGGGCAAGAATTAAAGGTGATGATGCACAAACAGCATCTATAGGTAGTTTTGAATACGATAGGAATTTATCTTTTAGAAATGATATTTACCAACTTTCAGCGCTCGCACAATTTGATTTAATTCCTCATTATGGTCATTACTCAGAGAGAAAACGGTTTACACCTTATCTATTAACGGGTTTAACTACATTTCTTCATACCCCAAAAGGAAAAACAACTGCAGAATATGGTAGTACTTGGGTAGATCTTTCTTCTTTAGGGACAGAAGGACAAGGAAATGAAAACACCAGAAAGAAATATAATAAAGTAGGTATTGCTGTTCCTTTTGGTCTTGGTGTAAATATAAAAGTGACCGATAGAATGGATGTTGGTCTTGAATGGATTACAAGATTTACTTTTACAGATTATTTAGACGATGTAAGTAAAAATTATGCTGGTGATGCTTCGTTTGGAAATAATCAATTAGCCGCCGCAATGGCAGATCGCTCACAAGAAAGTAGTGCAGTATTAACCGGTCAACCTAGACAAGTACCTACTTACAAATTTGGACCTGGAGATAAAAGAGGCAGTAATAATAAAAGAGATGGGTATTCTAACTTTCTCATAAAAGTCAGGTATATTTTGTCTAAAAATGAAGCTCCTAATAAATTATCGTGGCTCCATAAAAACAGCGAACAATACAATACAATAGGTGTTCATTCTGATAAATTAGCGAACTCCACTCGTGATATTTCTGAATTTGATAAATATAAAAGTCGATATACAATTCAAAATTTAGCAATAAATACAGAAGGTTCAGAACGTTCTCCAAACTTCTATCATGATGGGTTAATTTATGCTACTGATAGGAACGATAGAAAACACTTTAATAAAGCAACTAGAAAATCATATTATAACTTCTATTACGCCCCATTAGCAGATCTTTATAAAAATGAACAGACAAGGCCCGTTAATATTGAAAATGATGACCTAAAAAAGTACCATCATCATTCAGCCTATCAAATTAATGATACTCAAATTATTACAACGCTTTATTCTTCAGACCTACCTAGTCAGAAAGTAGCACAACACAAACTATTTTTAATTGATATTTTAGGAGAAAACATTTGGGCTGAAGCAATAGAGTTACCTTTTAATAACGAACATTACTCTATATCAGAGCCTACTATCAGTAAAGACGGTACCACAATGTACTTTGTATCTGATATGAAAGGCGGATATGGTGGTACTGATATTTATGTTAGTTACAGATATAAAGAACAATGGACCTATCCTATAAATCTTGGGGGTATAGTTAATACTTCCGGTGATGAAGTTTCTCCTTTTTTACATGATGATGGTACCTTATATTTTGCATCAAATGGTCATAAAGGAATGGGTGGTTTAGACCTATTTGAAACAATTGCTAAAGATGATAAAATATTTGCCGTTACAAACCTAGGTAGTCCTATCAACTCACCTTATGATGACTTCGGATTACTACTTAATAAAGTAAAAAGAATTGGTTATTTCACCTCTAATAGAGTTGGTGGTAAAGGAGGAAACGACATTTATCAACTTAACGTAAATGAAATTAATGTTTCAAGAATGCTAACCGATGAACACGAAAACCTATTTGTTGTTGAGGAGATGAAATTAAAAGGAAAAGTGATTTCTAAAGATACTAGAACTGCTTTACCTAAAATTTTAGTGAGTCTAAAAAATACAGAAACCAATGCATTAATCACAAAGCGTACAGATAAAAATGGTGTTTTTGAATTTGATGTCTCAAACGAATCTAACTATGAGATATTCCCTTCTGCATTTGGCTATAAAAGAATGAAACCTACCAAAATATCTACTGTTGGTGTATTTGGGGTTGATGAAATAACAAAAACACTTCTTATAGCACCTCTTGCTAAAAAAGTAAAACTTTACGGGCAGGTAACAAATAAACAGACAGGTGAGTTATTAAAGAATATTGAACTTGTTTTTATATCTCCTAATGAAGACGAAAACATTTATGTAAAATCTGATGGTGAAGGTAATTACAGTATGGAAATCAACAAGGATAAAAAGTACTTCTTCTTTGTAGAGGAAGATGGATTCCTCCAAAAAAACTATGCTATACCAGATCTTTCAAAATTTAGATCAGTTTCTTCTATGAAATATAACATAAGGTTAGCCCCTAAAGAATAAAAAACAGCCTCTGATTTCTAGAAAATCAGAGGCTGTTTTTTTATGTTATTTCAATTTAATAGTTCAATTTAAAATCTTTAATTCTTAATAAACTACCCACACCTCCAGATTTTAAATCGGCACCTTCAGCACTAGACGAAAAAACTACAATTATATGTGTAGGTCTAGCATTCGTTTCTGGATAAAATCCATTTTCAGGTAACTCGTCTTTCGTTTCAGAAGGCATCATGTAATCTTCAAAAGAACTTTCACCAAGTACAATAGGTACTGTTATTTCAGTCCATTCTGTTACAGTTTCATCACTTCTTGGCATCCAGCCGGTTCCAAGTCTGTACCTCTTTCCATCTTCTCTAACTTGCAATAAAACGTAAATATCAGATTTATCAATTACAGAAGTAGCCCCACTAGGAGTATAAGATTGAGGTTCATATTGATATGAAGCCGTGAAACTTATTGGTTTACTAGTAAAATTATAACCAAAATCTATTTGAACATCTGCAATTCCACTTCCTTGAATATCACCAACAAATAATGACCCTGCAGCCAAAATACCTAATGTACTCTTTGTTTCAAGTTGTGCATACTCTGGATTATCAAATGATGGCATTGGTACTAAAGTTCTAGGATATGTTGGAAAAGAAACATCTGCAGCTCCTTTATCACCAGAACGCCAAGGTGAACTACTTAAATCGTTACCTGGTAAAAAGTAACTATTTTTTCCTGTTCCTTGCTCAAACCAAGTTAAAAAATTAGAAAAAGGTATTTGATTCTCTGATTCCTTAATTGTTACTTTCCATTGTTCAGAACCTCCATCTTCAGCAGTTACTAAATAATTTACAGTATCCAGGAAATTTTGTTTTTCTCCTACTCCTGGATTAATTATAGACAAACTAGAAGTTGTAATTGAAGTTGGTGCTAAACTAGACCTATCTACTGTACTATCAAGAGGTACCTTTATAATTCTATTAATAGAGTCTATTTCACTAGTTCCTGATTGCTGTTCTAACTCAAATGCCAAAATTTCAGCTTTTGGAGACAACCCAAAATAATCCCAATCTATACAAGAAGTCATTAAAACTGCTAAGACTCCTAAAGTTATTAATTTTAATATTTTCATAATTCAGTTTACAATTTAGAAGTAGTAAGCAACAGCTAATTTGATTTGTAATAGGTTAACTTTAAAATTT includes:
- a CDS encoding ABC transporter ATP-binding protein; amino-acid sequence: MKIYKRLLTFTGNLPSFLVPYFFVTLFMSVFSLLNFGLMIPLLDILFNSEKSFEIPEKLLTLNDFHFNMEFIKEYTYQEFGILMLEKGKLSALMLICLFTFLASLFTNVFRYIERRLAENYRRTTIASLRTSVFQRVLSLDIGYLTNSRKSDIMARSTTDVTESENAFGALVTFIKDPIMLVIFFSTLIYISPKMTMFVFLILPVSGISIGLIAKKLKQVSHNLQDISGSLLGVLDETIVGMRVVKGFNADKYVSSSFEKFNQGYVKAFRDFASKRELASPLSEVLGVFFVGILLYLGGTIVLSEDATLTASEFMAYLVLFTQVLNPVKAISGNLSSIQRGMAATERIFELLDTEPKIKDKPDAKSLDKFEKGIEFKGVSFGYEDKDVLKDINFKLEKGKMLALVGPSGGGKSTLADLIPRFYDPRSGEIEIDGHDVKDYTLSSLRSHMGIVTQESILFNDTIYNNIAFGTETTLEEVEKAAKIANAHEFIIKTEEGYNSVIGDRGSKLSGGQKQRLSIARAILKNPDILILDEATSALDTESEKLVQDAIQHLMKGRTVLVIAHRLSTIQEADKILVIKEGQVVEEGTHVDLMAVENGMYKRLQEMQEYSK
- a CDS encoding DUF6089 family protein, coding for MTSKLLIYSAIASFCISILSITNGLAQHKTPNVNPATDKHWALTVFGGTSNYFGDLTSKASPFSVNSALTSGSFGFGYEKRFSHRFVLRGEFSWARIKGDDAQTASIGSFEYDRNLSFRNDIYQLSALAQFDLIPHYGHYSERKRFTPYLLTGLTTFLHTPKGKTTAEYGSTWVDLSSLGTEGQGNENTRKKYNKVGIAVPFGLGVNIKVTDRMDVGLEWITRFTFTDYLDDVSKNYAGDASFGNNQLAAAMADRSQESSAVLTGQPRQVPTYKFGPGDKRGSNNKRDGYSNFLIKVRYILSKNEAPNKLSWLHKNSEQYNTIGVHSDKLANSTRDISEFDKYKSRYTIQNLAINTEGSERSPNFYHDGLIYATDRNDRKHFNKATRKSYYNFYYAPLADLYKNEQTRPVNIENDDLKKYHHHSAYQINDTQIITTLYSSDLPSQKVAQHKLFLIDILGENIWAEAIELPFNNEHYSISEPTISKDGTTMYFVSDMKGGYGGTDIYVSYRYKEQWTYPINLGGIVNTSGDEVSPFLHDDGTLYFASNGHKGMGGLDLFETIAKDDKIFAVTNLGSPINSPYDDFGLLLNKVKRIGYFTSNRVGGKGGNDIYQLNVNEINVSRMLTDEHENLFVVEEMKLKGKVISKDTRTALPKILVSLKNTETNALITKRTDKNGVFEFDVSNESNYEIFPSAFGYKRMKPTKISTVGVFGVDEITKTLLIAPLAKKVKLYGQVTNKQTGELLKNIELVFISPNEDENIYVKSDGEGNYSMEINKDKKYFFFVEEDGFLQKNYAIPDLSKFRSVSSMKYNIRLAPKE
- a CDS encoding PCMD domain-containing protein codes for the protein MKILKLITLGVLAVLMTSCIDWDYFGLSPKAEILAFELEQQSGTSEIDSINRIIKVPLDSTVDRSSLAPTSITTSSLSIINPGVGEKQNFLDTVNYLVTAEDGGSEQWKVTIKESENQIPFSNFLTWFEQGTGKNSYFLPGNDLSSSPWRSGDKGAADVSFPTYPRTLVPMPSFDNPEYAQLETKSTLGILAAGSLFVGDIQGSGIADVQIDFGYNFTSKPISFTASYQYEPQSYTPSGATSVIDKSDIYVLLQVREDGKRYRLGTGWMPRSDETVTEWTEITVPIVLGESSFEDYMMPSETKDELPENGFYPETNARPTHIIVVFSSSAEGADLKSGGVGSLLRIKDFKLNY
- a CDS encoding NAD-dependent epimerase/dehydratase family protein, which encodes MNNRIALIIGSTGLIGKNIVTLLTENEQYDKIISITRRPLGISHPKLSEVITNFENLTTLELSTDIDVAFCCLGTTMKQAGSKEAFYKVDHTFIIDFFKLAKRYNVKNSLVVSSMGADKHSFIYYNKVKGETEYALMNLGLPVLNIFQPSLLIGNREESRFGEDLGKVFNQFLSPIIPKKYKGIEGITVAKAMISQAALIPSKKVSFFTSDQIQELGK